The following proteins are encoded in a genomic region of Gemmatimonadaceae bacterium:
- a CDS encoding anthranilate synthase component I family protein — MTDDAFDRFAALARGADSAPGHARGARIVPVWRELVLDADTPVAAYARIRRGAFGFLLESAPAGGETWARYTFLGTEPRLAWRLRDGVVEDWDGHRGWHSARTPADPLADLDAIVAAAEPADVPELGEFWTGAVGYFGYDCVRLIERLPPAPPRPSSAPDAVFVFTRSMVIVDNLKSRARIVVGVPVESGAAEDELRRLHDEAMDDVCEIERRLREPNPLPVLSLDTTAPSATGTSSIARDDFIAGVERIREYIRAGDCFQALLSRRIELDADFDPTTLYRSLRALNPSPYMYHLVLDGVEIVGSSPELLVRLADNRVTLRPIAGTRPRGTTPQRDAELSAELLADPKERAEHIMLVDLGRNDVGRVARYGTVEVTELMKVEKYSHVLHIVSQVEGELDRERSAMDVFRATFPAGTMTGAPKVRAMEIIYELEPVSRGPYAGAIGYIAAGGKRMDLAITIRTCVIADGVASVQAGAGIVADSVGETEWEETESKARAILMAIGQARGAA, encoded by the coding sequence ATGACTGACGACGCCTTCGACCGATTTGCGGCGCTGGCGCGTGGCGCGGACAGCGCACCGGGCCACGCGAGGGGCGCACGCATCGTCCCCGTGTGGCGCGAGCTGGTGCTCGACGCCGACACTCCCGTCGCCGCCTACGCTCGGATAAGGCGCGGCGCGTTCGGCTTCCTCCTGGAATCCGCTCCCGCCGGCGGCGAGACCTGGGCGCGCTACACGTTCCTCGGCACCGAGCCGCGCTTAGCGTGGCGTCTGCGCGACGGCGTGGTCGAGGACTGGGATGGGCACCGCGGCTGGCATTCCGCGCGGACGCCGGCGGATCCGCTGGCGGACCTCGACGCCATTGTAGCCGCGGCGGAGCCGGCTGACGTCCCCGAGCTGGGCGAGTTCTGGACGGGAGCCGTCGGATACTTCGGTTACGACTGCGTCCGTCTCATCGAGCGGCTGCCCCCGGCCCCGCCACGCCCATCGAGTGCGCCAGACGCAGTGTTCGTGTTCACTCGATCAATGGTGATCGTGGACAATCTGAAATCACGCGCCCGAATCGTCGTCGGCGTTCCCGTCGAGTCCGGCGCGGCGGAGGACGAGCTGAGGAGACTGCACGACGAGGCGATGGATGATGTTTGCGAGATCGAGCGGCGGCTGCGCGAGCCCAATCCGCTTCCCGTGCTCTCGCTCGATACGACGGCGCCCTCGGCGACCGGTACATCGAGCATCGCCCGCGACGACTTCATCGCCGGAGTGGAGAGAATCCGCGAGTACATTCGTGCCGGCGACTGCTTTCAGGCGTTGCTCTCACGCCGGATCGAGCTCGACGCCGACTTCGATCCGACCACGCTCTACCGCTCGCTTCGCGCGCTGAATCCGTCGCCGTACATGTACCACCTCGTGCTCGACGGAGTGGAGATAGTCGGCAGCTCGCCCGAGCTCCTCGTCCGACTGGCCGACAATCGCGTGACGCTGCGCCCCATCGCCGGCACGCGCCCCCGTGGGACAACTCCCCAGCGCGACGCCGAGCTTTCCGCCGAGCTGCTGGCCGATCCCAAGGAACGCGCCGAGCATATCATGCTGGTGGACCTGGGGCGGAACGACGTGGGCCGCGTGGCGCGGTACGGCACCGTGGAGGTCACCGAGCTCATGAAGGTGGAGAAGTACTCGCATGTGCTCCACATCGTGAGCCAGGTCGAGGGCGAGCTCGACCGCGAGCGCTCGGCCATGGACGTATTCCGTGCGACGTTTCCCGCGGGGACGATGACCGGGGCGCCCAAGGTGAGGGCGATGGAGATCATCTACGAGCTCGAGCCCGTGTCGCGCGGTCCCTATGCGGGCGCGATCGGATACATCGCCGCTGGTGGAAAGCGGATGGATCTCGCGATCACCATCCGGACATGTGTCATCGCCGATGGTGTCGCGTCCGTTCAGGCGGGTGCCGGGATCGTGGCGGATTCCGTCGGCGAAACCGAATGGGAGGAAACCGAGAGCAAGGCGCGGGCGATACTGATGGCGATCGGACAGGCGAGAGGAGCTGCCTGA